In Bacillus sp. DX3.1, the following proteins share a genomic window:
- a CDS encoding SUKH-4 family immunity protein has protein sequence MISPKEFCDRWNEKKDGPLNKLDGDMLQHTNLSIDTRRFLSEAGLPKSAAPFIEFDNPTELMQNVTRKFGMPIDFEFYWLIGSNGSGDPLCIDERTDKVVYLHHDNNYEEIFINSSIHQFAESLLLFSKLIDEAIHLNGEFAFLENEIPESVRIWFENELKRIDSKALEKNTFWSEEIENLTE, from the coding sequence ATGATTTCGCCTAAAGAATTTTGTGATAGATGGAATGAAAAAAAGGACGGGCCATTAAATAAATTGGATGGAGATATGTTACAGCATACAAATTTATCTATTGATACGAGACGGTTTTTAAGTGAAGCTGGTCTTCCGAAATCGGCAGCTCCATTTATAGAGTTTGATAACCCAACTGAACTGATGCAGAATGTAACTCGAAAATTTGGCATGCCAATAGATTTTGAGTTTTATTGGTTAATAGGTTCAAACGGTTCTGGAGATCCTCTTTGTATTGATGAGAGAACAGACAAAGTAGTTTATTTACATCATGACAACAATTATGAAGAAATCTTCATTAATTCTTCCATCCATCAATTTGCAGAAAGCCTTCTATTGTTTTCTAAGTTAATTGATGAAGCGATACACTTAAATGGTGAATTTGCTTTTTTAGAGAATGAAATTCCTGAATCAGTACGTATCTGGTTTGAAAATGAATTAAAGCGTATCGATTCAAAGGCTTTAGAAAAGAATACATTTTGGTCTGAGGAAATTGAAAATCTTACTGAATAA
- a CDS encoding SecY-interacting protein Syd — MKTIMKRYFESYLLKWSEWNGTFPQVSFDTEIDQYLYVGEKDEEGYIFWKPREKDEYDDFQKLEKDGIKAVLDENDINIWSEAVNA, encoded by the coding sequence TTGAAAACGATAATGAAGCGTTATTTTGAAAGTTACCTATTGAAATGGAGCGAGTGGAATGGAACTTTCCCACAGGTTTCATTCGATACAGAGATTGATCAGTATTTATATGTTGGCGAAAAGGATGAGGAGGGCTATATATTTTGGAAGCCAAGAGAGAAGGATGAATATGATGATTTTCAAAAGCTTGAAAAAGATGGAATTAAAGCAGTTTTAGATGAAAATGATATTAATATATGGAGTGAAGCTGTCAATGCATAA
- a CDS encoding immunity 22 family protein, whose protein sequence is MENPGVMSLWLGNFKSKEMLQKYVEIKFDEKGDRIPSQFMRDFQIDFIDYNEDLLERTFIDISTASLQLLLEGASYNEIVVSQFIEHYGEHMLESYNAVIRVYDFEHNEAVEEANVVGNGHIVFAGAVVYEE, encoded by the coding sequence ATCGAAAATCCAGGTGTAATGTCTCTATGGCTAGGGAATTTCAAGAGTAAAGAAATGTTGCAAAAGTATGTGGAAATAAAATTTGATGAAAAGGGAGATAGAATCCCATCACAATTTATGAGAGATTTTCAAATTGATTTTATCGATTACAATGAAGACTTATTAGAAAGAACGTTTATTGATATTTCAACTGCTTCTTTACAGCTGTTATTAGAAGGTGCGTCTTATAATGAAATAGTTGTATCTCAATTCATAGAACATTATGGTGAGCATATGTTAGAGAGTTATAACGCAGTGATTAGAGTTTATGATTTTGAACATAACGAAGCTGTTGAAGAAGCAAACGTTGTTGGAAATGGACACATTGTTTTTGCTGGTGCGGTTGTTTATGAAGAGTGA
- a CDS encoding SMI1/KNR4 family protein — MNINPFGTVTEEDIDTLEDYLGFSLPEDYRSFLGKYNGGTAKVRYSTFFVKELNEEIPLDVLYGIELDRSCNLASWHNEFEEDMLPKSLIIGDDPGSGFIVLITDLEHYGVYYWDHAFYFEQSNEEENTYKIADSFSLFIQGLKNPS, encoded by the coding sequence ATGAATATAAACCCTTTTGGGACGGTAACAGAGGAAGATATTGATACTCTAGAAGATTATTTAGGATTTTCACTACCGGAAGATTATAGAAGTTTTTTGGGGAAATATAATGGTGGTACTGCAAAGGTAAGGTACAGTACTTTTTTTGTGAAAGAGTTGAATGAAGAGATTCCTCTAGATGTTTTATATGGAATAGAATTAGATAGGAGCTGCAATTTAGCAAGCTGGCATAACGAGTTTGAGGAAGATATGTTACCGAAGAGTTTAATAATTGGCGATGATCCTGGTTCGGGTTTCATTGTTTTAATTACTGATTTAGAACATTATGGTGTTTATTATTGGGACCATGCATTTTATTTTGAACAATCAAATGAAGAGGAAAACACGTATAAAATTGCAGATAGTTTTAGTTTGTTTATACAAGGTTTAAAGAATCCAAGTTAA
- a CDS encoding SMI1/KNR4 family protein: protein MTIINSSHKKTSLKNIEKFEAEHDIKIPRQYREFLLEFNGGNVKPNVFKISKKEGESVVNTLYGIDINESYDDLANVFDSLNGEIPDCFLSIGDDSGGNQICLGIDGIYYEKIYLWIHDLESTEEMDNMFFLADSFNGFLDSLYEGEG, encoded by the coding sequence ATGACGATTATAAATAGTTCACATAAAAAAACTTCTCTAAAAAACATAGAAAAATTTGAAGCAGAACACGATATTAAAATCCCTAGGCAATATCGAGAATTTTTACTTGAATTTAACGGTGGTAATGTAAAACCAAATGTTTTCAAGATTTCTAAAAAAGAGGGAGAGAGTGTGGTAAATACATTATATGGCATAGATATAAATGAATCCTATGATGATTTAGCAAATGTTTTTGACTCTTTAAATGGTGAAATACCCGATTGTTTTTTATCAATAGGAGATGATTCTGGGGGTAATCAGATATGTTTGGGCATAGATGGAATATATTATGAGAAAATATACCTTTGGATTCATGATCTAGAATCTACTGAAGAAATGGATAATATGTTCTTTCTTGCGGATAGTTTTAATGGGTTTTTAGATAGTTTATATGAAGGTGAAGGTTAA
- a CDS encoding SUKH-4 family immunity protein yields the protein MNPNEFRKRWNQKVYPFVHYEEDKFKNLDIPVACKHFLLKAGLPESAAPFLNFESTNKGSLLSLKEKYNLDASYERYIYLGFTGEGNILSIKEPLGIVVCIDHETMEEVYVNQSIPQLAECILEYSEFIKRIKEVNGRHAYLNRKCKKEDLEVITEKLIEIDGDCLNYNTFWNEEINLFQKD from the coding sequence ATGAACCCCAATGAATTTCGAAAAAGATGGAACCAAAAAGTATATCCATTCGTTCATTATGAAGAAGATAAATTCAAAAATTTAGATATACCTGTAGCATGTAAACATTTTTTATTAAAAGCTGGATTGCCTGAATCTGCAGCACCATTTTTGAATTTTGAATCAACAAATAAAGGTAGCTTATTAAGCTTAAAGGAAAAATATAATTTAGATGCAAGTTATGAGAGGTATATATATTTAGGATTTACAGGTGAAGGAAATATTTTATCCATTAAAGAGCCTTTAGGAATAGTCGTATGTATAGATCATGAAACAATGGAAGAAGTATATGTAAATCAATCCATACCACAATTAGCTGAATGTATTTTGGAATATAGTGAGTTTATAAAGAGAATAAAAGAAGTGAATGGTAGACATGCATATTTGAATAGAAAATGTAAGAAGGAAGATTTAGAAGTTATCACAGAAAAGTTAATTGAAATCGATGGGGATTGTCTTAATTATAATACTTTTTGGAATGAAGAAATAAATCTTTTTCAAAAAGATTAG
- a CDS encoding SDR family oxidoreductase produces MGFPPQQQNKPGIESLMVPRPIFDDPNYKPAGKLINKVALITGGDSGIGRAVAVAFAKEGADIAISYLNEHSDAKETEFYVKKYGRSCITIPGDIGYEQHCQQAVMRTIHQFGRIDILVNNAGVLYIRNSLLDVDSNQRASTFHTNVFSQFILTKAALPYMNSGSSIINTTSLSAYHGDQDAIDYSASKGAIVSFTRSLSLSLASQGIRVNGVAPGPIWTPLIPSSLPPEWIATFGDHVPMKRAGQPFEVAPAYVFLASDDASYISGQILHVNGGEIVNG; encoded by the coding sequence ATGGGCTTCCCGCCTCAGCAACAAAATAAACCTGGCATTGAATCATTAATGGTACCCAGACCTATATTTGATGATCCCAATTACAAACCAGCCGGTAAGCTTATAAATAAGGTAGCGCTCATAACTGGTGGGGATAGTGGAATTGGGAGAGCTGTCGCTGTAGCCTTCGCGAAAGAGGGTGCAGACATTGCAATCTCATACCTAAATGAACACAGTGATGCAAAAGAAACGGAGTTCTATGTCAAAAAGTACGGCCGTAGTTGCATTACCATTCCAGGTGATATTGGGTATGAGCAGCATTGCCAACAAGCTGTAATGCGAACGATTCACCAATTTGGTCGTATTGACATTTTGGTGAATAATGCCGGTGTACTATACATAAGGAACAGTCTACTTGATGTAGATTCGAATCAACGAGCAAGCACCTTTCACACAAATGTTTTTTCGCAGTTTATTTTGACGAAAGCTGCTTTGCCATACATGAATTCAGGGAGCTCCATAATAAATACAACATCCCTTAGTGCCTATCACGGAGATCAAGATGCAATTGACTACTCGGCATCTAAAGGAGCCATTGTTTCATTTACACGTTCGCTGTCATTGTCACTGGCATCGCAAGGGATTCGAGTTAATGGTGTGGCCCCAGGACCAATTTGGACTCCATTAATTCCATCTTCCTTACCTCCAGAATGGATTGCCACATTTGGAGACCATGTTCCTATGAAGCGAGCCGGTCAACCGTTTGAAGTGGCACCTGCTTATGTATTTTTGGCTTCCGATGATGCATCTTACATATCAGGGCAAATTTTGCACGTGAATGGTGGAGAAATTGTAAATGGTTAA
- a CDS encoding Imm3 family immunity protein, giving the protein MEDWEYNELFEDIKEAYNDFLILNRGYRYAIARAADEYINLGKIEDVIADTAVGEILLTHDKVFIGYIKGITKRLSKFNPLDAVGELTQEEIRDLSNRIHKVLEGLEKVEIDYNPSAE; this is encoded by the coding sequence ATGGAAGACTGGGAATATAACGAATTGTTTGAAGACATCAAAGAAGCCTATAATGATTTTTTAATATTAAATAGAGGCTATAGATATGCAATAGCAAGGGCTGCTGATGAATATATAAATCTAGGGAAAATAGAAGACGTTATTGCTGATACAGCTGTAGGTGAAATATTGTTAACTCATGATAAAGTTTTTATTGGATATATAAAAGGTATAACAAAGAGATTAAGCAAGTTTAATCCACTAGACGCAGTGGGGGAATTAACTCAAGAAGAAATAAGAGATTTATCTAATAGAATACATAAAGTATTGGAAGGTCTTGAAAAAGTAGAGATTGATTATAATCCTTCAGCAGAATAA
- a CDS encoding SMI1/KNR4 family protein: MKKMSQLIAQIESLSDCRVLEPAGLPIIDEKKHILPEDVKEFYSLCGGIVLFENEEYPVYIVSPRGFILANPVIIGELCEEDITSSWYIICNDGKEEYLTIDLNQNRLGKCYDSFFDRHGIVGESQIIATSFTDLLERLIHNKGKYWMQSDFVLLGDAYDGLT; encoded by the coding sequence ATGAAAAAAATGAGTCAACTCATTGCACAAATAGAGTCTTTATCGGATTGTCGTGTCCTTGAGCCTGCAGGATTACCGATAATTGACGAGAAGAAGCATATTCTACCTGAGGATGTAAAGGAGTTTTACAGTCTTTGCGGAGGGATAGTTTTGTTTGAGAATGAAGAGTATCCAGTTTATATTGTCTCTCCAAGGGGATTTATTTTAGCAAATCCAGTAATAATAGGTGAGCTGTGCGAAGAGGATATTACTTCAAGTTGGTACATTATATGTAATGATGGAAAAGAGGAATACTTAACAATCGACCTGAATCAAAATAGACTGGGGAAATGTTATGATAGCTTCTTTGATCGTCATGGAATTGTAGGGGAGTCACAAATCATTGCAACATCGTTTACTGATCTACTTGAAAGACTTATACATAATAAGGGGAAGTATTGGATGCAGAGTGATTTTGTATTACTCGGAGATGCTTATGATGGACTAACATAG
- a CDS encoding immunity 50 family protein, giving the protein MINQLKILNPQALISIFGMIPEFEESELLDVHLRRDGPTLVIRFMTKEPVENKPKRWNKWDVIYIEISFYCIQDLIIKGLGTDNIIHQFEINAIEEEGLLKIKCRNQMQIECLFSWAKIEKITPGLTGLS; this is encoded by the coding sequence ATGATTAATCAACTTAAAATTTTAAATCCTCAAGCTCTTATAAGTATTTTTGGAATGATACCGGAGTTTGAAGAATCAGAGTTATTAGATGTTCATCTTAGAAGAGATGGTCCGACCTTAGTTATCCGATTCATGACAAAGGAACCTGTTGAAAATAAACCGAAGCGATGGAATAAATGGGATGTAATTTATATAGAGATATCTTTTTATTGTATTCAAGATTTAATAATAAAAGGTTTGGGAACAGACAATATAATTCATCAATTTGAAATAAATGCTATTGAAGAAGAAGGACTATTAAAAATTAAATGTAGAAATCAAATGCAAATTGAATGCTTATTTAGTTGGGCAAAAATAGAAAAAATAACCCCTGGTTTAACAGGACTCTCCTGA
- a CDS encoding SecY-interacting protein Syd produces MSIKNAMQQYFKLRIKLAHEGLDFLLKTPALEEVNPIFYEGEIDDEGYILWKPIEKNIVHNFICLEQEMGVQFHQTVIVYFNSYWFAELNGFYKNYYIELEAVLPNIEFNSFKERLKGYKDNHQDRLNHIPIGIEGNGMLVVIDNEDGKVKLEDFESGSFETISESIQELISNLILKRR; encoded by the coding sequence GTGTCTATTAAGAACGCAATGCAACAATACTTTAAGTTAAGAATAAAATTAGCGCACGAAGGTTTAGATTTTTTATTAAAAACACCAGCTCTTGAAGAAGTTAATCCTATTTTTTATGAAGGGGAAATAGATGATGAAGGTTATATTCTATGGAAACCAATAGAAAAAAATATAGTACACAATTTTATTTGTTTAGAACAAGAAATGGGTGTTCAGTTTCATCAAACGGTTATTGTGTATTTTAATTCCTATTGGTTTGCTGAATTAAATGGTTTTTATAAAAATTATTATATTGAATTAGAAGCTGTATTGCCAAATATTGAATTCAATTCATTTAAAGAACGGCTAAAGGGCTATAAGGATAACCACCAAGATAGATTGAATCATATCCCAATAGGTATTGAAGGTAACGGAATGTTAGTTGTTATTGATAATGAAGATGGAAAAGTTAAATTAGAAGATTTTGAAAGCGGTTCATTTGAAACCATTTCAGAGAGCATACAAGAATTGATTTCGAATTTAATTTTGAAGAGGCGATAA